One window of Chryseobacterium indologenes genomic DNA carries:
- a CDS encoding glycoside hydrolase family 127 protein codes for MAPKLSAFLLCFASFASAQVKEKIYYFPLENVRLSESVFSKAMTADHKYLMALEPDRLLAPYLKEAGLKPKANNYPNWENTGLDGHIGGHYISALSLMYASTGDKAIQQRIDYMISELARCQNTSPDGYISGIPDGKKIWKEIKQGNIRASGFGLNDRWVPLYNIHKLYSGLRDAYWYAKSEKAKTMLIRLTDWMMNEVSGLSDEQIQDMLSSEYGGLNEVFADVYEITHDQKYLKLAHRFSHQAILTPLLSGEDKLTGLHANTQIPKVIGYKRIADLENNTSWNNAADFFWHNVTEKRSSVIGGNSVSEHFNPVNDFSSMIKSIEGPETCNTYNMLKLTKELYATLPESYYIDYYEKALYNHILSTENHDQGGFVYFTPMRPGHYRVYSQPQTSFWCCVGSGMENHAKYGEMIYARSDKDLYVNLFIPSTLKWKQQKVMLRQVNNFPEVPETTLIFDAAGKSEFDLKLRCPEWTTPSEVKILINGKQEKVQRDSDGYFTLTKKWKKGDVVKMILPMHLSAEQLPDHSNYYAFKYGPVVFAATYGTENQQGLLADDSRGGHIAHGPQIPLNEIPVILGSPSEVVNHVKPSNNGPLNFAVTGLYPSEKFGKGLSLVPFYSIQAERYILYWPQADKNEIENTLKQRAKEEAETRKLDMITADKIQLGEQQPESDHFIESKDSGTGYMEDRHFRDAKGWFSYQMKNNGKNASFLYLLYFDANNNRTLNIEINGKKIIAQNLEGKSGTLPQYLVVPMPYSEKNKENLTVKLLAEEKLMTAKVIELRLLTGNYEKK; via the coding sequence ATGGCTCCGAAACTTTCTGCTTTTTTATTGTGTTTTGCTTCATTTGCCTCAGCTCAGGTGAAGGAAAAAATCTATTATTTCCCTTTGGAAAATGTCAGATTATCAGAGAGCGTTTTCAGCAAAGCGATGACGGCAGACCATAAGTACCTGATGGCCCTGGAACCGGATAGATTATTGGCTCCTTATCTTAAAGAAGCCGGATTGAAACCCAAAGCAAATAATTATCCCAATTGGGAAAACACAGGATTGGACGGCCACATAGGAGGACATTATATTTCCGCATTATCCCTGATGTACGCCTCTACAGGAGATAAGGCAATACAACAGAGAATTGATTATATGATCAGTGAATTGGCACGCTGCCAGAATACCTCTCCGGACGGATACATTTCAGGAATTCCCGATGGAAAAAAAATCTGGAAAGAAATTAAACAGGGAAACATTCGTGCTTCAGGCTTCGGTTTGAATGACCGGTGGGTACCTTTATATAATATTCATAAGCTGTACTCAGGATTACGCGATGCCTATTGGTATGCGAAAAGTGAAAAAGCAAAAACAATGCTTATCAGACTCACGGATTGGATGATGAACGAAGTATCCGGCCTTTCTGATGAACAGATACAGGATATGCTGAGCAGTGAATATGGAGGACTCAATGAAGTTTTTGCGGATGTTTATGAGATCACTCATGACCAGAAATATCTGAAACTGGCTCATCGCTTTTCCCATCAGGCTATCCTTACACCGCTTTTATCAGGAGAAGATAAGCTTACTGGACTTCATGCCAATACACAGATTCCAAAAGTAATCGGCTACAAACGGATTGCCGATCTTGAGAATAATACGTCCTGGAATAATGCCGCTGATTTTTTCTGGCATAACGTTACTGAGAAAAGATCTTCAGTTATTGGAGGTAACAGTGTCAGTGAACATTTTAATCCTGTGAATGATTTCAGCAGCATGATAAAAAGTATTGAAGGTCCGGAAACTTGCAATACATACAATATGCTCAAGCTGACTAAAGAGCTTTATGCAACCCTGCCTGAATCTTACTATATTGATTATTACGAAAAAGCATTATACAATCATATTCTTTCCACAGAAAATCATGATCAGGGAGGCTTCGTGTACTTTACGCCAATGCGTCCCGGGCACTACCGTGTATATTCACAGCCTCAGACCAGCTTTTGGTGCTGTGTAGGATCCGGAATGGAAAATCACGCCAAGTATGGGGAAATGATTTATGCCCGGTCGGATAAGGATTTATATGTGAACCTGTTTATCCCTTCCACATTGAAATGGAAACAGCAGAAAGTAATGCTGCGTCAGGTCAATAACTTCCCGGAAGTTCCTGAAACAACATTGATCTTTGATGCTGCAGGGAAGTCAGAGTTTGATTTAAAATTAAGATGTCCGGAATGGACCACTCCTTCAGAAGTAAAGATTCTGATCAACGGAAAACAGGAAAAAGTACAGCGTGATTCTGACGGCTATTTTACCCTGACTAAAAAATGGAAAAAAGGAGATGTCGTGAAAATGATTCTACCCATGCATCTTTCTGCGGAACAGCTGCCTGATCATTCCAATTATTATGCATTTAAATACGGGCCTGTAGTGTTTGCCGCAACATACGGAACCGAAAACCAACAGGGACTTCTTGCGGACGATAGCAGAGGAGGCCATATTGCTCATGGTCCGCAGATTCCTTTAAACGAAATTCCTGTTATCCTTGGAAGCCCTTCCGAGGTTGTCAACCATGTTAAGCCTTCCAACAATGGACCGCTCAATTTTGCCGTTACAGGGCTTTATCCGTCTGAAAAATTTGGAAAAGGCTTAAGTCTTGTGCCGTTTTACAGTATTCAGGCAGAAAGATATATCCTGTACTGGCCTCAGGCTGACAAAAATGAAATAGAAAATACATTGAAGCAAAGGGCAAAAGAAGAAGCTGAAACCAGAAAGCTGGATATGATCACCGCAGATAAAATTCAGCTGGGCGAACAGCAGCCGGAATCAGATCATTTTATAGAAAGCAAAGACTCCGGTACAGGATATATGGAAGACCGTCATTTCCGTGATGCCAAAGGCTGGTTCAGCTATCAGATGAAAAATAACGGAAAAAACGCTTCATTCCTTTACCTGCTTTATTTTGATGCCAATAACAATCGTACGTTGAATATTGAGATCAACGGTAAAAAAATCATTGCTCAAAATCTGGAAGGAAAGTCCGGAACTTTACCTCAATATCTGGTTGTTCCAATGCCGTATTCAGAAAAGAATAAAGAAAATCTTACAGTGAAATTACTGGCAGAAGAAAAACTAATGACTGCTAAAGTCATTGAATTACGTTTACTGACAGGTAATTACGAAAAGAAATAA
- a CDS encoding NUDIX hydrolase gives MTEDYSQYPKHLVAVDCIIFGFDGENLKILLVKRNFEPQMGEWSLMGGFVGSEETSDEAANRVLCTLTGLENIYLEQLKCYTEINREPTARIMSISYYALINIEKDIQINEQYSAKWVELQKAPVLIFDHNEMVKDAVARLRRRASTGPIGFELLPEKFTMKDLQNLYEAIFDEKFDKRNFTSKINSMDILVNTNKKDMTSSRKGSFLYRFDEKKYNKKISRGFMFKI, from the coding sequence ATGACTGAGGATTACTCCCAATATCCCAAACACCTTGTTGCCGTTGACTGTATTATTTTCGGTTTTGATGGCGAAAATCTAAAAATACTTCTTGTAAAAAGAAATTTTGAACCGCAGATGGGCGAATGGTCACTGATGGGCGGATTCGTTGGAAGTGAGGAAACCTCTGATGAGGCAGCTAACAGGGTTCTGTGTACATTGACCGGTCTTGAAAACATTTATCTTGAACAGCTGAAATGTTATACGGAAATTAACCGTGAGCCAACAGCCAGAATCATGTCTATTTCCTATTATGCACTCATCAATATTGAGAAAGATATTCAGATCAATGAGCAGTACAGTGCAAAATGGGTTGAGCTTCAGAAAGCACCTGTCCTCATTTTTGATCATAATGAAATGGTAAAGGATGCTGTAGCCAGGCTAAGGAGAAGAGCTTCCACAGGACCTATCGGGTTTGAGCTTCTTCCTGAAAAATTCACGATGAAGGATCTTCAGAATCTTTATGAAGCTATTTTTGATGAAAAATTTGACAAGCGGAATTTTACCAGCAAGATCAACAGTATGGATATCCTTGTTAATACCAACAAAAAGGACATGACCTCATCCAGAAAAGGATCTTTTCTTTATCGCTTTGACGAAAAAAAATATAACAAAAAAATCTCGCGGGGATTTATGTTTAAGATATAA
- a CDS encoding sialate O-acetylesterase, whose amino-acid sequence MKNRILYLLFFLAAICSFDAKVRLPALVSDGMILQRNQDLKIWGYADAGEKITVNFINKAYHTTADQNGNWSLMLPKLNAGGPYTMAINEITLKDILIGDVWVASGQSNMELPMRRLTPLYGNEIKNANNQNIRFFTVPQKYNFKAPQNDLDGGKWESTNPQTILDFSGVAYFFAKELNEKNKVPVGIINTSLGGSPVQAWMDEKSLKKYPEYLAEAEKWKNDDLIQSTESQERSLSKAWYAELDQSDIGFNQHWEKDNANDSGWKTMMVPGSWEDQEGPFDGSVWLRKEIILPKGADQKTAFLNLGRIKDADITYINGIKVGNVTYEYPPRWYDIPKGVLKEGKNIITVRVINGSGKGQFIADKPYYFEIDGKKTDLKGEWKYKIGAKMEKMAPGQTFIRWKPVGLYNAMINPLINYKIKGFIWYQGESNTGVPKEYGDLLSTMISDWRSKWNKKDMPFLIVQLANFMEKKDEPLDSGWAELREQQRKVSLNVPYSGLAVAIDLGEWNDIHPLNKKTVGDRLALQALKVGEGKKIIADGPVYQSMKAEGNTIILSFKPGTDDLVQGSLTGFAIKQKDGSYQWAKAEAKGNKVMVWNDQVTSPVNVRYDWADNPDGNLKNKSGLPASPFTTEKN is encoded by the coding sequence ATGAAAAACAGAATTCTATACTTATTATTTTTTCTTGCAGCCATTTGCAGTTTTGATGCAAAAGTAAGGCTGCCTGCTTTGGTTTCAGACGGAATGATTCTTCAGAGGAATCAGGATCTGAAAATCTGGGGATATGCAGATGCAGGAGAAAAAATTACGGTTAATTTTATCAATAAAGCTTATCATACAACAGCAGACCAAAATGGAAACTGGTCTCTTATGCTTCCAAAGCTTAATGCCGGTGGCCCATATACCATGGCAATTAATGAGATCACCCTTAAAGATATTCTTATTGGTGATGTGTGGGTAGCTTCAGGACAATCCAATATGGAACTTCCGATGCGCAGGTTGACACCTTTGTATGGAAATGAAATTAAAAACGCCAATAATCAGAATATAAGATTCTTCACGGTTCCGCAGAAATACAATTTTAAAGCTCCGCAAAATGATCTTGACGGTGGGAAATGGGAAAGTACAAATCCTCAGACTATTCTTGATTTTTCAGGAGTTGCCTATTTCTTTGCCAAAGAACTGAATGAAAAAAATAAAGTTCCTGTAGGAATCATTAATACCAGTCTGGGAGGATCTCCGGTTCAGGCCTGGATGGATGAAAAATCACTAAAAAAATATCCGGAATACCTGGCTGAAGCAGAAAAATGGAAAAATGATGATCTGATACAATCCACAGAATCTCAGGAAAGATCATTAAGCAAAGCATGGTATGCAGAGCTGGATCAGAGTGATATTGGGTTCAATCAGCACTGGGAAAAAGATAACGCCAATGATTCCGGATGGAAAACCATGATGGTTCCGGGATCATGGGAAGATCAGGAAGGTCCGTTTGACGGTTCGGTATGGTTGCGTAAAGAAATTATTCTTCCCAAAGGAGCAGACCAGAAAACAGCATTTTTAAATCTGGGAAGGATAAAAGATGCTGATATTACTTACATCAACGGAATAAAAGTAGGGAATGTAACCTATGAATATCCGCCACGCTGGTACGACATTCCGAAAGGTGTTTTAAAAGAAGGAAAAAACATCATTACGGTAAGAGTCATCAATGGCAGCGGAAAAGGACAGTTTATCGCTGATAAACCTTATTATTTTGAAATCGACGGAAAGAAAACAGATCTTAAAGGTGAGTGGAAATATAAAATAGGAGCAAAAATGGAAAAAATGGCTCCCGGACAAACATTTATCCGCTGGAAACCGGTAGGGCTTTACAATGCAATGATTAATCCACTGATCAATTATAAGATCAAAGGATTTATCTGGTATCAGGGTGAAAGCAATACCGGAGTCCCAAAAGAATACGGTGATTTGCTGTCGACAATGATCTCAGACTGGCGTTCAAAATGGAACAAAAAAGATATGCCATTCCTGATTGTACAGCTGGCCAATTTCATGGAGAAAAAAGATGAGCCTCTGGATAGTGGTTGGGCTGAGCTGAGAGAGCAGCAGAGAAAGGTTTCCCTCAATGTTCCTTATTCAGGACTTGCTGTAGCTATTGATTTGGGAGAATGGAATGACATTCATCCCTTAAATAAAAAAACAGTGGGTGACAGGCTTGCTTTACAGGCCCTGAAAGTTGGAGAAGGCAAAAAAATCATAGCTGACGGACCCGTTTATCAGTCGATGAAGGCAGAAGGAAATACCATTATTCTATCCTTTAAGCCAGGGACAGATGATCTGGTACAGGGAAGCCTTACAGGTTTTGCCATAAAGCAGAAAGATGGCAGCTATCAATGGGCAAAAGCAGAAGCAAAAGGAAATAAAGTCATGGTATGGAATGATCAGGTCACAAGCCCTGTCAATGTACGCTACGACTGGGCGGATAACCCGGACGGCAATCTTAAAAATAAAAGCGGGCTTCCTGCTTCACCTTTTACAACAGAAAAAAATTAA
- a CDS encoding endo-1,4-beta-xylanase, which translates to MKRILIGLAALTASGLSAQKSDGTLKKAFQDKFYIGTAMSLPQIDGTDQKAAAIIKKQFSSIVAENCMKSMFLQPQEGKFFFDDADEFVDFGMKNNMFIIGHTLIWHSQLPKWFFSDENGKDVSPEVLKQRMKNHITTVVSRYKGKVKGWDVVNEAILEDGSYRKSKFYEILGEDFIPLAFQYAQEADPNAELYYNDYNEWYPEKVKTVIKMVEKLKSRGIRIDGVGMQAHVGMDIPSIDEYEKAILTYSNAGVKVNITELEISALPSPWGSSANVSDTVAYQKKMNPYTKGLPKEVEMKWEKRYLDFFGLFLKHKDKIRRVTLWGVTDKQSWKNDFPVKGRTDYPLLFDRNDQEKPVVQKIIKLAEKN; encoded by the coding sequence ATGAAACGTATTTTAATTGGTTTGGCGGCTCTTACCGCTTCCGGGCTGTCCGCACAGAAATCCGATGGTACTTTAAAAAAAGCATTTCAGGATAAATTCTATATCGGGACTGCTATGAGTCTTCCTCAGATTGACGGGACAGATCAGAAAGCTGCAGCGATTATCAAAAAACAATTCAGCTCTATTGTGGCCGAAAATTGCATGAAATCGATGTTTCTGCAGCCTCAGGAAGGAAAGTTCTTCTTTGATGACGCTGATGAATTTGTTGATTTCGGGATGAAAAATAATATGTTCATCATTGGACATACATTAATCTGGCATTCCCAGCTTCCAAAATGGTTTTTTTCAGATGAAAATGGAAAAGATGTTTCTCCGGAAGTATTGAAACAGCGCATGAAAAACCACATTACAACCGTAGTTTCCCGCTACAAAGGAAAAGTAAAAGGTTGGGATGTGGTCAATGAGGCCATTCTTGAAGACGGATCCTACAGAAAAAGTAAATTTTACGAAATCTTGGGGGAAGATTTTATTCCTTTGGCATTTCAGTATGCACAGGAAGCCGATCCCAATGCAGAATTATATTACAACGATTATAATGAATGGTATCCGGAAAAGGTAAAAACCGTTATTAAAATGGTTGAAAAACTTAAATCAAGAGGAATCCGTATTGATGGAGTAGGAATGCAGGCCCATGTCGGAATGGATATCCCTTCCATAGATGAATATGAAAAAGCGATTCTGACGTATTCCAATGCTGGAGTTAAGGTCAATATCACAGAACTTGAAATCAGTGCGCTGCCTTCTCCATGGGGAAGCTCTGCCAATGTTTCAGATACTGTTGCCTATCAGAAAAAAATGAATCCTTACACCAAAGGACTTCCCAAAGAAGTAGAAATGAAATGGGAAAAGCGTTACCTTGATTTCTTTGGCTTGTTTTTGAAACATAAAGATAAAATAAGAAGAGTAACCTTATGGGGCGTTACCGACAAACAATCCTGGAAAAACGATTTCCCGGTGAAAGGAAGAACAGATTATCCGTTATTGTTTGACAGGAACGACCAGGAGAAACCTGTAGTACAAAAGATAATAAAGCTGGCAGAGAAAAATTAA
- a CDS encoding sodium:solute symporter family transporter, producing MGKLATIDIIIFLIYFVVVASYGLWIYKKKKSESTGSKDYFLAEGSLTWWAIGASLIASNISAEQFIGMSGEGFFVGIAVAAYEWIAALALIIIAVWFIPIYLKNKIYTMPQFLERRYNKSVSLIMAVFWLFLYIIVNLTSILYLGALAIDTLLGGEHLHGIMIALLLMALLIGLGGMKVIGYTDVIQVAVLIIGGFATVYMALQIVDQRINGAAVGNALAGFNTLINEAPQHFKLILQKPTTTTTTLAMPQNLDVQKYVVLPGLAMYFAGQWIVNLNYWGCNQYITQRALGADLKTARTGILFAGFLKLFMPVIVMLPGIAAYVLYSNGHLPGFNGVKDGAYSAILGFLPVGLKGLAIAALTAAIVASLAGKVNSISTIFTLDIYKKYLKTDATEIQMVRTGRWVIIIAMMTALAFTWTDVLGIGGEGGFTFIQKYTGFISPGVFAMFLLGMFWKRTTGAAALVGVILGFVLAIFFNSFAVEIFGKETWMYTAFTYEKLENGVVHTITEIPFLINMGWSFFITIIAMILISLAGPKINPKAFAIDATMFKVDNRTLVLIVMTLLLLTALYVRFW from the coding sequence ATGGGAAAATTAGCAACTATTGATATCATCATATTCCTGATCTATTTCGTAGTGGTAGCTTCCTACGGACTATGGATCTATAAAAAGAAAAAATCTGAATCTACAGGAAGTAAAGATTATTTCCTGGCAGAAGGATCTTTGACCTGGTGGGCGATCGGAGCCAGCTTAATCGCTTCCAATATTTCTGCTGAACAGTTTATCGGAATGAGTGGTGAAGGTTTCTTTGTCGGAATTGCTGTTGCCGCTTACGAATGGATTGCTGCCCTTGCGCTGATCATTATTGCGGTCTGGTTTATTCCGATCTATCTTAAAAATAAGATCTATACCATGCCCCAGTTCCTGGAGAGAAGGTATAACAAATCTGTTTCATTGATTATGGCAGTCTTCTGGCTGTTTTTGTATATTATTGTGAATCTTACTTCCATTCTTTACCTTGGAGCTCTGGCTATCGATACTTTACTGGGAGGAGAACACCTTCACGGTATTATGATCGCTCTTTTGCTTATGGCTCTTCTGATCGGTCTTGGAGGAATGAAAGTAATTGGATATACAGACGTTATCCAGGTGGCTGTCCTTATTATTGGAGGTTTTGCAACGGTGTATATGGCTTTGCAGATTGTAGACCAGAGAATCAACGGAGCGGCTGTAGGAAATGCGCTGGCAGGATTCAATACCCTGATCAATGAGGCTCCGCAACACTTTAAGCTGATTCTTCAAAAACCTACAACGACCACAACTACGTTGGCAATGCCTCAAAACCTTGATGTGCAGAAGTATGTTGTGCTACCAGGTCTGGCCATGTATTTTGCTGGTCAGTGGATTGTTAACCTGAACTATTGGGGCTGTAATCAATACATCACCCAGAGAGCCTTGGGAGCAGATCTGAAAACGGCAAGAACAGGAATTTTATTTGCAGGTTTTCTGAAACTATTCATGCCTGTGATCGTAATGCTTCCGGGAATCGCGGCTTACGTTTTATATTCAAACGGACACCTTCCGGGATTCAACGGAGTAAAAGACGGAGCCTACTCTGCAATATTGGGATTCTTGCCTGTAGGATTGAAAGGATTGGCCATTGCAGCGTTAACAGCAGCAATTGTAGCTTCACTGGCAGGGAAAGTTAATAGTATCTCAACCATTTTTACATTGGATATCTATAAGAAATACCTTAAAACAGATGCTACCGAAATTCAGATGGTGAGAACAGGCCGCTGGGTAATTATTATCGCGATGATGACCGCATTGGCTTTCACCTGGACAGATGTTTTAGGAATTGGTGGTGAAGGAGGCTTCACATTCATCCAGAAATATACTGGTTTTATCAGTCCGGGAGTTTTTGCCATGTTCCTTCTGGGGATGTTCTGGAAAAGAACGACAGGTGCAGCTGCTCTTGTAGGGGTTATCTTAGGTTTTGTTCTGGCGATCTTCTTTAACAGCTTTGCCGTAGAAATTTTCGGGAAAGAGACGTGGATGTATACCGCATTCACTTATGAAAAACTGGAAAATGGAGTGGTGCATACCATTACCGAGATTCCTTTCCTGATCAATATGGGATGGTCATTCTTTATCACGATAATTGCCATGATCCTGATCAGTCTTGCAGGTCCGAAAATTAATCCTAAAGCTTTTGCCATTGATGCTACGATGTTTAAAGTAGACAACAGAACTTTAGTTTTGATTGTGATGACATTGCTTTTACTGACTGCTTTGTATGTAAGGTTTTGGTAA
- a CDS encoding MFS transporter: protein MDNQPQKISVVEKVGYSLGDLAANLVFQTLVTYLTYFYTDIYGLKAEDASVITLTVGLIAGFGFNPLIGALADRTSSRWGKFRPWILFTAVPLGIAALLAFSTPHFSYQGKMIYAAVTYSLLLLLYASNNLPYAALSGVITGDMGERNSISSYRFVAVMFAQFFVQVFMLPIILYVGHGDKAQGIETVMTWLAVIGSVMLLITFFTTKERIIPKPEQKSSLKEDLKDLFQNRPWIIMLTVTAFIFITLAMKGGSYVYYFNNYVDENALKSFISPITAFFNSAGMNFFGEDPKSAGFGLFNAGGIVMMIVGITFSKKLADRFGKRDTFIVSLFISTLFILAFIFYPPKAVGIMFLSQVLHGFFYGISTPLLWAMIADVADYSEWKNNRRATAIIFSAMMVGLKVGLSIGSSLVALIIGKYGYISVHGNEQIIQPETVAAGAKMLVSIFPSIPFFIACGLLLFYKINKKMEVQIEKDLAERRK from the coding sequence ATGGATAATCAGCCACAAAAAATATCGGTAGTAGAGAAAGTAGGGTACAGTCTGGGAGATCTGGCGGCCAACCTTGTTTTTCAGACCTTAGTGACCTACCTTACTTATTTTTATACAGATATTTACGGACTCAAAGCAGAAGATGCTTCTGTCATTACCCTTACCGTAGGTTTAATTGCCGGGTTTGGCTTTAATCCGCTTATCGGAGCACTGGCAGACCGTACAAGCTCACGATGGGGGAAATTCCGTCCATGGATTCTATTTACCGCTGTACCGCTTGGTATTGCAGCACTTTTAGCCTTCAGCACGCCTCACTTTTCCTATCAGGGTAAAATGATCTATGCTGCAGTTACCTATTCATTATTATTGTTATTGTATGCATCTAATAACTTACCATATGCTGCTTTGAGCGGTGTTATCACGGGAGATATGGGAGAAAGGAATAGTATTTCTTCATATCGTTTTGTAGCTGTAATGTTTGCACAATTCTTTGTACAGGTATTTATGTTGCCTATCATTCTATATGTAGGACACGGAGACAAAGCACAGGGGATCGAGACTGTTATGACATGGCTGGCGGTGATCGGATCCGTCATGTTACTGATTACCTTTTTTACCACCAAAGAAAGAATCATTCCCAAGCCGGAGCAGAAATCAAGTCTGAAAGAGGATTTAAAAGATTTATTCCAGAATAGACCCTGGATTATTATGCTTACCGTGACTGCATTTATATTCATCACGCTGGCCATGAAAGGAGGTTCTTATGTATATTATTTTAACAATTATGTGGATGAGAATGCTCTCAAAAGTTTTATCTCGCCTATTACAGCATTTTTTAATTCTGCAGGGATGAATTTCTTTGGGGAAGACCCAAAGTCTGCAGGATTCGGATTGTTTAATGCAGGAGGAATTGTCATGATGATTGTCGGCATTACCTTCTCTAAAAAATTGGCAGACCGATTTGGAAAACGGGACACTTTTATTGTGTCATTATTCATTTCTACATTATTCATCCTCGCTTTTATATTCTATCCTCCGAAAGCAGTAGGAATTATGTTTTTATCACAGGTTTTACATGGATTCTTTTACGGAATCAGTACACCGCTTTTGTGGGCTATGATTGCTGATGTGGCCGACTATTCGGAATGGAAAAATAACCGCAGGGCTACAGCTATTATCTTTTCTGCCATGATGGTAGGATTGAAAGTTGGTCTCAGCATCGGAAGCTCTTTGGTAGCTTTGATCATAGGAAAATACGGATATATTTCTGTTCATGGAAATGAGCAGATTATTCAGCCTGAAACAGTGGCAGCAGGAGCCAAAATGCTTGTGAGCATATTTCCGTCCATACCGTTTTTCATTGCGTGCGGACTGCTTTTATTTTACAAAATCAACAAAAAAATGGAAGTTCAGATTGAAAAAGATCTGGCTGAAAGAAGAAAATAA